One region of Camelina sativa cultivar DH55 chromosome 6, Cs, whole genome shotgun sequence genomic DNA includes:
- the LOC104791339 gene encoding protein SHI RELATED SEQUENCE 1-like has protein sequence MAGFFSLDGGGGGGGGNNQEDHRSNTNPPPPVSEAWLWYRNPNANANANANANAPSSSNGAALGTLELWQNHNQQEIMFQHQQQHQQRLDLYSSAAGLGVGPSNHSQFDISGETSTAGAGRAAGLMMIRSGGGGGGGNGGVSCQDCGNQAKKDCAHMRCRTCCKSRGFECPTHVRSTWVPAAKRRERQQQLATVQPQTQLPRGESVPKRHRENFPATSSSLVCTRIPSQSGLEVGNFPAEVSSPAVFRCVRVSSVEDGEEEFAYQTAVSIGGHIFKGILYDHGPGSSGGGGYNVVAAGESSSGGGGGQQLNLITAGSVTVATASSSTPNLGGGIGSTSAAAVTYIDPAALYPTPINTFMAGTQFFPHPRS, from the exons ATGGCGGGTTTTTTCTCGCTagacggtggtggaggaggaggcggaggaaACAACCAAGAAGATCACCGTAGCAACACTAACCCTCCTCCGCCTGTATCAGAGGCTTGGCTCTGGTATAGAAACCCTAACGCTAACGCTAACGCTAACGCAAACGCGAacgctccttcttcttcaaacgGTGCTGCTTTGGGAACACTTGAGCTATGGCAAAACCACAATCAACAAGAGATCATGTTTCAGCATCAGCAGCAACATCAGCAAAGGTTGGATCTCTACTCTTCTGCCGCAGGCTTAGGGGTTGGGCCTAGTAATCATAGCCAATTCGATATCTCCGGCGAAACTTCAACCGCCGGTGCCGGAAGAGCTgcggggttgatgatgattcgtagtggaggaggaggaggaggaggaaatgGTGGTGTGAGCTGTCAGGACTGTGGGAATCAAGCAAAGAAAGATTGTGCTCACATGAGGTGTAGAACTTGTTGCAAGAGCCGAGGCTTCGAGTGTCCTACTCACGTGAGGAGCACGTGGGTTCCTGCTGCCAAACGCCGTGAGAGACAACAGCAACTAGCTACGGTTCAGCCTCAAACGCAGCTGCCTCGCGGTGAGAGCGTTCCCAAACGCCACCGTGAGAATTTCCCGGCAACTTCTTCCTCTCTTGTCTGCACTCGCATACCTTCTCAGTCAG GGCTAGAAGTTGGGAATTTCCCGGCGGAGGTGAGTTCACCGGCAGTGTTTAGATGCGTGCGTGTGAGCTCAgtagaagatggagaagaagagtttgctTACCAAACAGCTGTAAGCATTGGTGGTCATATTTTCAAAGGCATTCTCTACGACCACGGTCCTGGAAGTAGTGGTGGTGGAGGCTACAACGTTGTCGCCGCCGGTGAGAGCTCAtccggtggtggtggaggtcaGCAGCTGAATCTCATAACAGCTGGCTCTGTGACGGTTGCTACCGCTTCATCCTCTACTCCAAACCTCGGTGGTGGCATTGGCAGCACATCTGCGGCTGCAGTCACGTACATTGATCCAGCCGCTCTCTATCCAACTCCGATCAACACATTCATGGCCGGTACACAATTCTTTCCCCACCcaagatcatga
- the LOC104699064 gene encoding probable methyltransferase PMT27 has translation MAFGKGRGNKRASTSSYASTITMIIFVALCVIGVWMLSSNSVIPPQITQGSTRTVVSETERSDVSASSNGNDEPEPTNKESDEQPAFEDNPGKLPDDAVKSEDEQRKSAKEKSSKAGGEEAGGRQTQKQENQQKDEKLSEEREKDNGKENKVVQENDDGQVKQVVKEFEKEQKEQRDEDAGTQSKGTQEQEHGQGKELQDVEQGKKQGQDMEQGSKQGQEQDSNADVTFTDATKQEQPMETGQNETSDNNSKNEENGQQQQEAQNSGNEENGQQNEEKNTVSEENGKEEKSMKDDNGQQEEHTTAEDENGNKEEQRTSKDENMEQQEEQKDEKRQEGSETSGFGSGIPKESAESQKSWKSQATESKDEKQRQTSESNTVERIMDGNAWVLCNATAGTDYIPCLDNEEAIKKLRSRRHFEHRERHCPEDPPSCLVPLPEGYKESIKWPESRDKVKYSIRIRFRSSETG, from the coding sequence ATGGCATTTGGGAAGGGACGTGGCAACAAGCGAGCTTCGACGTCTTCCTATGCGTCGACCATTACAATGATCATCTTTGTGGCTCTATGTGTTATCGGTGTGTGGATGCTTTCTTCCAATTCTGTTATTCCACCGCAGATCACACAAGGTTCCACTCGAACGGTCGTCTCAGAGACGGAGAGGAGTGATGTGTCTGCCTCTTCAAACGGTAATGATGAACCCGAACCCACAAACAAAGAGTCTGACGAGCAACCGGCATTTGAAGACAATCCGGGAAAGCTTCCAGACGATGCCGTAAAGTCTGAAGACGAGCAGCGGAAGTCAGCCAAAGAGAAGAGCTCAAAGGCAGGAGGAGAAGAGGCAGGAGGAAGAcaaactcaaaaacaagaaaaccaacAGAAGGATGAAAAGCTTTccgaggagagagagaaagacaatgGGAAAGAGAACAAGGTGGTGCAAGAGAATGATGATGGTCAGGTGAAACAAGTGGTCAAGGAGTTTGAGAAGGAACAGAAGGAACAACGAGACGAGGATGCTGGGACTCAATCTAAAGGAACTCAAGAGCAAGAGCACGGACAGGGGAAGGAACTGCAGGATGTGGAACAAGGAAAGAAACAAGGGCAAGATATGGAACAAGGAAGCAAACAAGGGCAAGAGCAGGATTCAAATGCAGACGTGACATTCACAGATGCAACTAAACAAGAACAACCTATGGAAACGGGGCAGAACGAGACATCAGACAACAACTCAAAGAATGAAGAAAATGGACAGCAACAACAAGAGGCACAAAACTCCGGGAATGAGGAAAACGGACAACAAAACGAGGAGAAGAACACGGTTAGTGAAGAAAACgggaaggaagagaagagcaTGAAGGATGATAATGGCCAACAGGAAGAACATACCACAGCAGAAGATGAAAAcggaaacaaagaagaacagaGAACATCGAAGGACGAAAACATGGAGCAACAAGAAGAGCAGAAAGATGAGAAAAGACAAGAGGGGTCAGAAACGAGTGGGTTTGGCTCTGGAATACCCAAAGAATCAGCAGAATCACAGAAGTCATGGAAGAGTCAAGCAACAGAATCTAAAGAtgagaaacaaagacaaacatCTGAATCAAATACTGTAGAGCGTATAATGGATGGAAATGCATGGGTGTTGTGCAATGCAACTGCAGGTACTGACTATATACCATGCCTAGACAATGAAGAAGCAATAAAGAAACTACGGAGTAGAAGACATTTTGAGCACAGAGAGAGACATTGCCCAGAAGACCCACCATCGTGTCTCGTCCCCCTTCCAGAAGGATATAAGGAGTCCATCAAGTGGCCTGAAAGCAGGGACAAGGTAAAATATTCTATTCGAATAAGATTTCGATCAAGTGAAACTGGATAG